One genomic region from Methanobacterium sp. encodes:
- a CDS encoding fumarylacetoacetate hydrolase family protein, protein MKIIQFTADGKEKTGLMEEIGITELSCPVIEAINSSNIEKFKKDRIYNVEDVKINSPVSPSKVVCVGLNYKDHAKELKMELPDEPVIFLKPPTAVIGHLDSIIYPDCSNQVDYEAELGIVISKEARNVSDAREFIGGYTIFNDVTARDLQKKDIQWTRAKSFDTFAPIGPCIETELDSSNLNISLKLNGEFKQKSNTKNMIFNVYELVEFVSNIMTLKPGDVIATGTPPGVGPMNVGDTVEAEIEGIGVLNNYIKE, encoded by the coding sequence ATGAAAATTATACAATTTACAGCAGATGGAAAGGAAAAAACCGGGCTAATGGAAGAAATAGGTATTACAGAGCTTTCCTGTCCAGTTATAGAAGCAATTAATTCTTCAAATATTGAAAAGTTTAAGAAAGACAGAATTTACAATGTAGAAGATGTAAAGATAAATTCTCCTGTATCCCCATCTAAAGTAGTTTGTGTGGGCTTGAATTATAAAGATCATGCAAAAGAACTTAAAATGGAACTTCCAGATGAACCAGTTATATTTCTAAAACCACCTACTGCTGTAATAGGTCATTTAGATAGTATTATTTATCCAGATTGCTCAAATCAGGTTGATTATGAGGCAGAACTGGGAATTGTTATTTCAAAAGAAGCCAGAAATGTATCTGATGCCCGGGAGTTTATTGGAGGATATACTATCTTTAACGATGTTACAGCACGTGACTTGCAGAAGAAGGATATTCAATGGACACGTGCGAAGAGTTTTGATACATTTGCCCCTATTGGGCCGTGCATTGAAACTGAATTAGATTCTTCAAATCTCAACATATCATTAAAGCTTAATGGAGAATTTAAACAAAAATCAAACACGAAAAATATGATATTTAATGTTTATGAACTGGTTGAATTCGTTTCAAATATAATGACCCTTAAACCCGGTGATGTGATTGCAACAGGAACTCCTCCGGGCGTTGGACCAATGAATGTTGGAGATACTGTTGAAGCAGAGATTGAAGGGATTGGAGTTCTTAACAACTACATTAAAGAGTGA
- a CDS encoding ABC transporter permease: MNYIGLIVKNPFRNKTRTSLAIIGIAIGIATIVALGLITDGLKESTESTLKAGGAEITVIQAGTDGFMSGSIDEAYVTDIRNVSGIKDTTGILRTNVRLEEGSSSSFGPGGFIVNGINSDKLNLVGIDSINGKSFSDSDANEIIIGKTAAQNLNKTVGDTITIFNRDFKITGIYESGNFITDAGAYISLNKLQNLTNSENEVTTIAVKINDNANATEVGNAIENAYPDELSTTTAADQMGRINQGLSFIDTATWAISLLAIIIGGVGVINTMIMSVYERTREIGVLKAVGWKSRRILGMILGESIVLTLIAALVGIIVGIVGVEVLLSITPSTQGILEPAYSLELFIRALGIALLVGIIGGIYPAYRASRLAPTEALRYE, from the coding sequence ATGAACTATATTGGATTGATTGTAAAAAATCCATTTAGAAATAAAACAAGAACTTCCCTTGCAATTATTGGAATTGCAATTGGAATTGCTACCATTGTAGCTTTAGGACTTATTACTGACGGACTTAAGGAATCTACAGAAAGTACTCTCAAAGCAGGGGGTGCTGAGATAACTGTAATTCAAGCAGGTACAGACGGTTTCATGTCAGGAAGTATTGATGAAGCATATGTAACAGATATAAGGAATGTAAGTGGTATTAAAGATACTACGGGAATTTTAAGAACAAATGTGCGCCTTGAAGAAGGTTCAAGTTCGAGTTTTGGACCAGGCGGATTTATAGTAAACGGTATAAACAGCGATAAGCTTAACCTGGTGGGAATAGACAGCATTAACGGAAAATCATTTTCAGATAGTGACGCGAACGAAATAATTATTGGTAAAACAGCTGCTCAAAACCTTAATAAGACTGTTGGAGATACAATCACCATTTTCAATAGGGATTTCAAAATTACAGGAATATATGAATCAGGAAATTTTATAACTGATGCTGGAGCTTACATTTCATTAAACAAGCTTCAAAACTTAACTAATAGTGAAAATGAAGTCACTACAATAGCAGTGAAAATAAATGATAATGCAAATGCCACAGAAGTAGGTAATGCAATTGAAAATGCATACCCAGACGAATTATCCACAACAACTGCCGCTGATCAGATGGGAAGGATAAATCAGGGTTTAAGTTTCATAGACACAGCCACATGGGCAATTTCACTCCTTGCAATCATTATTGGAGGAGTAGGAGTCATAAATACCATGATAATGTCTGTCTATGAGAGAACAAGAGAAATTGGAGTTTTAAAAGCAGTAGGCTGGAAGAGCAGAAGGATACTTGGAATGATTCTTGGAGAATCTATTGTGCTTACCCTGATTGCTGCATTAGTGGGAATAATAGTAGGTATCGTTGGTGTGGAAGTGCTTTTATCCATTACCCCCTCAACCCAGGGCATACTTGAACCTGCATACTCACTTGAACTTTTCATAAGGGCTTTGGGAATAGCATTACTTGTTGGAATAATTGGGGGAATTTATCCTGCTTACAGGGCAAGCAGATTAGCACCAACGGAGGCGTTGCGCTATGAATAA
- a CDS encoding winged helix-turn-helix domain-containing protein: MKKVLWWLILGTRGGVNRAKIIKKLNEQPYNAHQLAETLNVNYRTIRHHIKILEDSNIVKSAGEKYGKMYFLSESMGKNYNDFETIWKQVKMKNK, encoded by the coding sequence ATGAAAAAAGTGTTGTGGTGGCTGATTCTTGGTACAAGAGGGGGTGTAAATCGTGCCAAAATTATTAAAAAGTTAAATGAGCAACCTTACAATGCACATCAACTTGCAGAAACGTTAAATGTGAATTATAGGACTATCAGACACCACATTAAGATTTTAGAAGATAGCAATATAGTTAAATCTGCTGGAGAAAAGTATGGTAAAATGTATTTTCTCTCAGAAAGCATGGGAAAAAACTATAATGATTTTGAAACCATCTGGAAACAAGTGAAGATGAAAAATAAATAA
- a CDS encoding ferritin family protein, with translation MLSKIPIDMKKVREEDITKEVLRVAVIAELDAINLYEELASVVEDEKIRMVFMDVAKEEKTHAGEFMTMLLKEDKEQVKELEEGKKEVEELIGQK, from the coding sequence ATGCTGTCAAAAATTCCCATTGATATGAAGAAGGTTAGAGAAGAGGATATTACCAAGGAAGTTCTTCGAGTAGCTGTAATTGCAGAATTAGATGCTATAAACCTCTATGAAGAGCTTGCATCTGTTGTAGAGGATGAAAAAATCAGAATGGTCTTTATGGACGTTGCAAAGGAAGAAAAAACCCATGCTGGCGAATTCATGACCATGCTTTTAAAAGAAGATAAAGAACAGGTTAAAGAACTTGAAGAAGGTAAAAAAGAAGTAGAAGAGTTAATAGGGCAAAAATAA
- a CDS encoding ABC transporter ATP-binding protein has translation MNNSENIIEIKNLKKSYDNGTVKALNGIDLEIKKGEFVSIIGPSGSGKSTLLNMIGALDKGDKGSINVAGIDLMHKKDLSEFRANEIGFVFQLHNLIPNLTVLENVQIPMFETPVSGKKMKERALELLRSVGLEDKINQKPTKLSGGERQRVAIARALVNHPSIILADEPTGALDSKTGDIILSLLKDLHKKENVTLVMVTHEPYVANMADRIITVLDGKIKEEKTNNITE, from the coding sequence ATGAATAACAGCGAAAACATCATTGAAATAAAGAATCTAAAAAAAAGTTATGATAATGGAACGGTAAAGGCATTGAATGGCATTGATCTTGAAATTAAAAAAGGAGAATTTGTTTCCATAATTGGACCTTCGGGTTCAGGAAAATCAACCCTCCTTAACATGATTGGCGCGCTGGATAAGGGAGATAAAGGATCAATAAACGTTGCAGGTATCGATTTAATGCATAAAAAAGATTTAAGCGAATTTAGAGCAAATGAAATTGGATTTGTATTCCAGTTGCATAATCTAATTCCAAATCTTACCGTGCTTGAAAATGTGCAAATTCCCATGTTTGAAACTCCAGTTTCAGGTAAAAAAATGAAAGAAAGAGCGCTGGAACTATTAAGATCGGTTGGGCTTGAAGATAAAATTAATCAAAAGCCTACAAAGCTTTCTGGAGGAGAGAGGCAGCGTGTAGCAATTGCAAGGGCGCTGGTAAATCATCCGTCCATTATCCTAGCTGATGAACCAACAGGAGCCTTAGATTCAAAGACTGGAGATATAATCTTAAGTCTTCTTAAAGATTTACACAAAAAAGAAAATGTAACCCTTGTTATGGTAACACATGAACCATATGTGGCCAATATGGCTGACAGGATTATAACTGTGCTTGATGGGAAAATTAAAGAAGAAAAAACAAATAATATTACAGAATAA